In Pedobacter heparinus DSM 2366, the following are encoded in one genomic region:
- a CDS encoding PKD domain-containing protein yields the protein MLVSPAGVELSTIGSYTGFYTTFINGTIPQGTLPGTGYKLRIKTTSPVLTPIAESNTFEIKTGTAITAAVSSAPVITAPYIFGYCPGRPNAVFNFTNQSTATSTVTGTIKNELSGSIDANLTFTTAIQSFTASFAHYTVSIKAQMPDGTIGTRAYMVINNNVFNNFSTSGSNAFVCLPGGFLQYGVDVNGPTGIQNNYPGNTYQIMWGDGVTDTYTFCDLKSGSVQHEYLRSSCGNPPYSTGGGTVYNVFGINISVVSPCGQVGGAISTYVRVVDKPVNKFSHPAAACTGRPVTFVNNSILGQDPGSNSQVCSNNNVTYNWYVDGQIVLAGVPRSTNLVHTFPTHGVHDVKLESVTSGSCEGAAITQQICIQDPPQPAFDFNGAPQTGCAPFTIQARDLSVIDNICNANNAYNWIVNGPAGVQITNQGDKNPIFKFNNPGTYTIILEIQTASCGTVRTQIPQQIVLADGAPVATLSDNVTLCALNTFTFDNNTGPTRTILTGTQQDLATTYTWSVTESDGSALAPGDFSFEGGTDLHTKFPIIKFNQFKTYRIKVVHVNSCGQTDDFQLITFSPSPVPNVVTNANPICYDGVINLQGSITGGAYASFEWVGNGGSFSPATGNLTTTYTPSIAERNAGTTTIILRVNTGLQGACARVEFPLVVNIRPNNTGTNATQQICTGNTVSHTPASTVVGSTYSWTVSNPDGNATGQLPGSGTAITDVIINNSATANAVVIYTITPLSNGCSGVPYTFTVTITPRPVLTAIAAKSTICSNESSAITLSSNLLNTRYTWTSSVTGNITGNNSVNTQTANSIIDDILINNSTTQGSVTYTITPFSATGCPGTPVSVTVNVDPALTVANAGADKSICATTSYTMEGNTANVGTGTWTPVSANASGVTFANPNSPTTVVNGLSPGNSYTFRWTIDATSACSPTFDEVTITVNEPTIPGTTAGTPTIVCANNNTGTISLSGNIGNVIRWESSLDGNTWIPIAGNNTTTTYTFNNLTVSTQFRAVVQNGGCTVENSTGTTITVSPASTIATAGADQVLCNEPTATLDGNTPAAGETGVWTHASGSPIAVITDPANPKTTVTGLTPGQTYRFVWTITGNAPCGPTFDDVTIRNNPPIVQNISSTSAVVCNGQEVLLNGSAPTGGDGTNYTYSWEIKVDTGPWNLINNATDKDLIITLTTPGTVSFRRIVTSGGCTSTSNEYSIVVQPAITGNNISADQIICSGTTPALLTGPAPTGGGGTFTYQWQSSPDGTVWTNIGGANDIDYQPTALTTTTFYRRNASTLACGSLQVPSNTVKITVNPNAKAEFTWTNDKGCVPFTLPVTVVHYVDRNATYTWYANTTVIGTGTTFPVYTIQNSNESVTIRLVVTSSLGCSQDEFSHVFSTNQAVPASFTQNTTEGCGPLPVNFVNTSDLTAGATFSWDFGNGTSSTQANPGTVTYQAEATGKDTTYVVTLTATTSCGSNSVTSTVLVKAKPVAIFSPSRTDGCSPMLVNFTNTSPGGAGTTYFYDFGDGSPVIQRPDKSPVQHTYNTTVTTTFRATLTVVNECGTDIRAYNIRVAPQNITPELVVDANEKEGCAPHTVNFDNNSIGASRFTFDFGDGSPIQTVLTTGRVPHVYTMPGTFTITMTAYNSCSEISTTETVTVLPQPIADFDAVNKLGCTGLAVKFTNNTQNGVSYLWDFGDGSPTSTEVEPTHVYTGSQEYYTVTLTAVNNLGCPMTVTKTNFIHIVQPPVAAFNVNPSTLISIPDYTFNFEDQSTNTPTIWEWDFGDGTSSALRNPSHTYLDTGTYKVTLKVTNQQGCFTTTFKNVTIKGVPGYLFVPNSFIPGDTRPELREFRAKGSGIANWRFSIFNKWGQLLWETTKLEEGRPAEGWDGTFKGQPMPQGVYFWKIDVQMINGTEWKGMTYDKSVPKRTGPIHLIR from the coding sequence GTGTTAGTATCACCTGCAGGAGTAGAACTTAGTACAATTGGAAGTTATACTGGTTTTTATACTACATTTATAAATGGGACAATACCTCAAGGAACATTACCAGGAACAGGTTACAAGCTTAGAATTAAAACGACTAGTCCCGTTCTAACACCTATTGCTGAATCAAATACTTTTGAAATTAAGACAGGTACAGCTATTACTGCCGCGGTAAGTTCAGCACCAGTGATAACCGCCCCTTACATATTTGGTTATTGTCCGGGCAGGCCCAATGCTGTTTTTAACTTCACGAACCAATCCACAGCTACGAGTACGGTAACCGGTACGATTAAAAATGAACTGAGTGGTTCAATTGATGCAAATCTAACTTTCACTACCGCCATACAATCCTTTACTGCTTCATTCGCTCATTATACAGTAAGTATAAAGGCTCAAATGCCCGATGGTACTATTGGGACAAGAGCTTACATGGTTATAAATAATAATGTATTTAACAACTTTTCCACTTCAGGATCAAATGCATTTGTTTGTTTACCTGGAGGTTTTCTCCAGTATGGTGTAGATGTAAACGGTCCAACCGGCATCCAAAATAACTACCCTGGTAATACCTACCAAATAATGTGGGGAGATGGCGTTACAGATACTTATACATTTTGCGATTTAAAATCGGGATCAGTTCAACATGAATATTTGAGATCTTCTTGTGGAAATCCCCCCTATAGTACAGGAGGGGGGACAGTTTATAACGTCTTTGGCATTAACATCTCTGTTGTAAGTCCTTGCGGACAAGTTGGCGGAGCCATATCAACTTATGTTAGAGTTGTTGATAAACCCGTAAATAAATTTTCCCACCCCGCTGCTGCTTGTACGGGCAGGCCAGTAACTTTTGTGAACAACTCGATATTGGGACAAGACCCCGGATCCAATTCACAGGTCTGCAGCAATAATAATGTGACTTACAACTGGTATGTTGACGGACAAATTGTTCTGGCAGGCGTACCAAGATCTACCAATTTAGTTCATACTTTTCCTACCCATGGAGTTCATGATGTAAAATTGGAGTCGGTAACAAGTGGCTCTTGTGAAGGTGCCGCCATAACGCAGCAAATCTGTATTCAGGATCCTCCACAGCCAGCGTTTGATTTCAATGGGGCTCCACAAACAGGATGTGCACCATTTACCATTCAGGCAAGGGACCTCTCTGTTATAGATAACATTTGTAATGCAAACAACGCTTACAACTGGATTGTAAATGGCCCAGCAGGTGTACAAATTACAAATCAAGGAGATAAAAATCCTATTTTCAAGTTTAATAATCCGGGAACCTATACCATCATTCTGGAAATTCAGACTGCATCTTGTGGAACTGTAAGAACACAGATACCACAGCAAATTGTATTGGCAGACGGAGCTCCGGTTGCCACATTATCCGATAATGTAACATTATGTGCCTTAAACACTTTTACCTTTGACAATAATACCGGTCCTACAAGAACCATTCTTACAGGAACACAACAGGACTTGGCTACTACATATACCTGGTCTGTTACGGAAAGCGATGGTAGCGCTCTTGCGCCTGGAGACTTTAGTTTTGAGGGCGGTACTGATTTGCACACCAAATTTCCAATTATTAAATTCAACCAGTTTAAAACCTACAGAATAAAGGTCGTACACGTTAATAGCTGTGGACAAACTGATGATTTCCAACTTATCACTTTCTCTCCTTCACCAGTCCCTAATGTTGTCACCAATGCAAATCCTATCTGTTATGATGGGGTAATTAATCTGCAGGGAAGCATTACTGGTGGGGCATATGCTTCATTTGAATGGGTAGGTAACGGCGGCAGTTTTTCACCTGCAACGGGGAATTTGACAACGACTTATACGCCTAGCATTGCCGAAAGAAATGCTGGTACAACAACAATAATATTAAGAGTAAATACTGGTTTGCAAGGTGCATGTGCAAGGGTTGAATTCCCACTAGTGGTCAACATCCGGCCGAACAACACCGGTACAAATGCAACTCAACAGATCTGTACAGGCAATACTGTTTCCCACACCCCTGCTTCAACTGTCGTCGGCAGTACATATAGTTGGACAGTGAGTAATCCAGATGGAAATGCCACGGGTCAACTTCCTGGATCCGGAACTGCAATTACGGATGTCATTATCAACAATAGTGCTACAGCGAATGCAGTTGTAATCTATACTATTACTCCACTTAGTAACGGCTGCTCCGGTGTGCCATATACTTTCACTGTTACGATAACTCCAAGGCCTGTTCTGACAGCAATAGCTGCCAAGTCAACAATTTGCAGTAATGAATCTTCAGCTATCACATTAAGCTCTAATTTACTAAATACCAGATATACCTGGACAAGTTCCGTTACTGGTAATATTACAGGAAATAACAGTGTAAATACGCAAACAGCAAACAGTATAATCGATGATATACTAATTAATAACAGTACCACCCAAGGTTCAGTAACTTATACCATCACACCATTCTCCGCTACGGGATGCCCAGGTACACCGGTTTCTGTTACCGTAAATGTAGATCCCGCATTAACAGTTGCCAATGCAGGGGCTGATAAAAGTATTTGTGCTACTACCAGCTATACGATGGAAGGAAATACGGCTAATGTTGGCACAGGAACATGGACACCCGTATCAGCCAATGCCTCAGGTGTTACCTTTGCTAATCCCAATAGCCCTACTACAGTGGTTAACGGCCTAAGCCCTGGAAATAGCTATACCTTCAGGTGGACAATTGATGCCACAAGTGCCTGCAGCCCGACATTTGACGAAGTTACCATTACCGTTAACGAACCCACCATACCAGGAACTACAGCTGGAACCCCAACAATAGTTTGCGCCAATAACAATACCGGAACCATTTCCCTGAGTGGAAATATTGGCAATGTGATCAGATGGGAAAGCAGTCTGGATGGCAATACCTGGATCCCGATTGCAGGAAATAATACTACTACGACCTATACCTTTAATAACCTTACCGTTTCTACACAATTTAGGGCTGTTGTTCAAAATGGCGGTTGTACAGTAGAAAATTCTACCGGAACAACCATCACAGTATCCCCCGCATCCACCATTGCAACTGCAGGTGCAGACCAGGTGCTGTGTAATGAGCCGACTGCTACATTGGATGGAAATACTCCTGCTGCAGGTGAAACAGGGGTATGGACACATGCCTCTGGCAGTCCAATTGCAGTCATAACCGATCCTGCTAATCCCAAAACCACTGTAACTGGATTAACACCAGGTCAAACTTATCGTTTCGTATGGACTATAACAGGCAATGCGCCATGCGGGCCAACTTTTGACGACGTTACCATAAGAAACAATCCACCAATTGTCCAGAACATTAGCAGTACCAGTGCTGTGGTTTGTAACGGCCAGGAAGTACTCCTTAATGGCAGTGCACCAACGGGCGGCGATGGAACTAATTACACCTATTCCTGGGAAATTAAAGTAGATACAGGGCCCTGGAATCTTATAAATAATGCAACCGACAAAGACCTGATCATTACCCTCACTACGCCTGGAACGGTCAGCTTCAGGAGAATCGTAACTAGCGGGGGTTGTACTTCTACCAGCAATGAATATTCCATTGTTGTTCAACCCGCAATAACAGGCAATAACATCTCCGCAGACCAAATTATCTGTAGTGGCACTACACCTGCATTACTTACTGGCCCTGCACCAACAGGTGGCGGCGGAACATTTACCTATCAGTGGCAATCCAGTCCGGATGGAACGGTATGGACAAACATTGGGGGTGCCAATGACATAGATTATCAGCCAACAGCCCTTACCACAACCACTTTTTACAGGCGTAATGCCAGCACCCTTGCCTGCGGGTCCCTGCAAGTTCCTAGTAATACAGTTAAAATAACCGTTAACCCGAATGCAAAAGCCGAATTTACCTGGACAAACGACAAGGGTTGTGTTCCTTTTACCCTCCCTGTCACAGTAGTGCATTATGTAGATAGGAATGCGACTTACACTTGGTACGCGAATACTACAGTTATTGGAACCGGCACAACATTCCCTGTTTACACCATTCAGAACAGTAATGAATCAGTGACGATCAGACTGGTGGTAACCAGTAGCCTGGGTTGTTCTCAGGATGAATTCAGTCATGTATTTAGTACCAACCAGGCTGTACCGGCATCATTTACACAAAACACCACCGAAGGCTGCGGACCATTACCTGTAAATTTTGTAAACACTTCTGACCTTACTGCAGGAGCAACATTTTCATGGGATTTTGGCAATGGCACGAGCTCAACGCAAGCCAATCCGGGCACTGTAACCTACCAGGCTGAAGCAACCGGAAAAGACACGACTTATGTGGTAACCTTAACCGCTACTACTTCTTGCGGAAGTAATTCCGTTACTTCAACCGTACTTGTAAAAGCAAAGCCCGTAGCCATATTTTCACCAAGCAGAACAGATGGTTGTTCACCTATGCTTGTCAACTTTACTAATACTTCTCCGGGTGGTGCAGGTACTACTTATTTTTATGATTTCGGCGATGGCAGCCCTGTTATACAGCGACCGGATAAATCTCCTGTACAACATACCTACAATACCACGGTAACCACTACCTTCAGGGCCACGTTAACAGTTGTAAACGAATGTGGTACCGATATCCGTGCGTACAATATCCGTGTTGCTCCGCAAAACATTACGCCTGAACTGGTAGTTGATGCCAATGAAAAAGAAGGCTGCGCACCACATACCGTCAATTTTGACAACAACTCTATTGGTGCATCCCGGTTTACATTTGATTTTGGCGATGGCAGTCCAATCCAGACTGTGCTAACCACCGGCAGGGTTCCCCATGTGTATACTATGCCAGGCACATTCACCATCACAATGACCGCCTACAACAGTTGCTCAGAAATCTCTACTACAGAAACCGTTACTGTTCTGCCCCAGCCAATTGCTGATTTCGATGCAGTAAACAAATTAGGTTGTACCGGCCTTGCCGTTAAATTTACAAACAACACTCAAAACGGGGTTAGCTATCTATGGGATTTTGGAGACGGTTCTCCAACTTCTACAGAAGTTGAACCAACCCATGTCTATACCGGCAGCCAGGAATACTATACCGTGACGCTTACAGCTGTAAACAACCTGGGCTGCCCAATGACGGTTACCAAAACCAACTTCATCCACATCGTACAACCTCCTGTTGCCGCCTTTAATGTCAACCCTTCTACCCTGATCAGCATTCCGGATTATACCTTTAATTTCGAAGATCAGAGTACCAATACCCCTACCATCTGGGAATGGGATTTTGGCGATGGCACCAGTTCGGCACTAAGAAACCCGAGCCATACCTACCTGGATACAGGCACCTATAAAGTGACACTCAAGGTAACCAACCAGCAGGGCTGCTTTACCACTACTTTTAAAAATGTAACCATTAAAGGTGTTCCGGGCTATTTATTTGTACCTAATTCTTTTATACCGGGCGATACACGTCCGGAGCTGCGGGAGTTCCGCGCCAAAGGATCGGGAATCGCTAACTGGCGCTTCAGCATCTTTAACAAATGGGGGCAACTGTTATGGGAAACAACCAAGCTGGAAGAAGGCCGGCCTGCCGAAGGCTGGGATGGCACATTTAAAGGGCAACCTATGCCTCAGGGAGTTTACTTCTGGAAAATAGATGTGCAAATGATCAATGGAACAGAATGGAAAGGCATGACCTACGACAAATCTGTACCTAAACGAACAGGACCAATACATTTAATCAGATAG